TGAGTACCGTATTTAAGTCTGTGGTTTCAACTCTTAAGCCTAATTTTAATCCCCATTTATCGCCCTCATAAGCACCTGTCCCATATAAAGCCAACACATTCTGATGGTACTCAAAAACGTTTGATAAATCGGGGTCAACCACCCAAGTGCCATCTTCTAAATTACTTACAGAGTAATCATTCCCCACATCATTTATATTATACTGGCCACCAGTTTCTAAAGTAAATTTATCTAAAAAAGGCTTGGTATAATCTAGCTTAAAAGTGTATTCAGTTTCTTTAAAGTCTGTATCTGTTTGTTGATTGCTATCTACATTTTCTCCATAAGTGGTTACGTTGGTATATTCAGAAGATTGATCTTTACCAAAGTGGCTTCCTGTCGCACTGAATAATAACACATGGTCTTCATCATCTTTAAAATCACTCTTATACTGCAATTCATATTGCCATTTAGGATTGGTAGCAGAAGTTGCCTGATCGCGATTCCACTCAGAAACTACTTCATTATTTTCGTCTAAAGAACTGAAATATGATGTTGATGGTTGGTCTTCTATTTCGTAGGCAAAATTACCCGAAAGTGTTAATACATTTGTTGGATTAATGTAATAATCTGTACCTAAACTAAAATTGTAAAACTGCTCGTATTTGTCTTCTTCTCCATTACTAATTACACTGGTATTGCTTCCTAAATCTGTATTAATGTTTCGGCTTTCATTTGGCATATTTCTATAACCTGCTCCAACCTGACTAAACAAATTGAATTTTTCAGTACGGTGGTTCAAGCTTAATCCCAAACTATGGTTATGAGGCACCCCTGTATTTATACTTACAGAACCATTAGTACCTTTTCTTTCTTCTTTCTTTATTACAATGTTGATAATACCAGAAGTACCCTCTGCATTGTATTTAGCCGAAGGGTTGGTAATCACCTCAATCTTTTCGATCATATCTGCGGTGATGGTGCCCAATGCATTGCTACCAGATTCGCTAGTTAAAACAGAAGGTTTGCCATTTATTAGAATTTCTACACCTGTACTTCCTCTAAGAGAAATCTCTCCCTCAATATTTACATTTACCGAAGGTACATTGTTAAGCACATCGAAAGCACTACCGCCAGCACTGCTTAAATCTTTACCTACATTAAATACTTTTTTGTCTAGCTCAAACTCTGTAGTAGATCTTTCGCCTACAATAAGTAGTTCTTCTAAAACCTCTTCGTTTTCTCCCATGGCAATGGTTCCTAAGTTTGCCATGCCATTTGCTATAGAAATATCTTTAATCGCTTTAGTTTCGAAACCAATAAAGCTGACTTCCACATAAAAATCACTTACATCGGTTTTAATCTCAAAAGTACCATCGGCTGCGGTTGTTTTGCCGGTAATGTTTTTTTCTGTGTTTTTATCTTTTAATACAACAGTAGCAAACTCAACAGGTTGCTCACTTTTGCCATCAATTACTTTACCTTTTACAGTAATATTTTTGGTTTGTGCTTGTAATGCGGTTGCAATACTTATAAGGCTAATAAATAGAATAGTAAATCTTAATCTCATCATTGATAGTGGAATATTAGTTGATGTTACAAAGAATATTATTTTACATCACAGTAAAAATTAGTTTCCTTGAACAGCAAAACTTCGCTTGTAAACGACATAAATACTGCTTAAACCTGTGAAAATGTCAGTGGTAGGCTGAATTCTGTTGTTGACCTTATATTTTTTTAATAGCAAAATGAGATAGCTAGTTTTATTGAATGATTTATAATCGCAATAAAAAATTGATCACTAGAAATG
This genomic window from Chondrinema litorale contains:
- a CDS encoding outer membrane beta-barrel family protein, translated to MMRLRFTILFISLISIATALQAQTKNITVKGKVIDGKSEQPVEFATVVLKDKNTEKNITGKTTAADGTFEIKTDVSDFYVEVSFIGFETKAIKDISIANGMANLGTIAMGENEEVLEELLIVGERSTTEFELDKKVFNVGKDLSSAGGSAFDVLNNVPSVNVNIEGEISLRGSTGVEILINGKPSVLTSESGSNALGTITADMIEKIEVITNPSAKYNAEGTSGIINIVIKKEERKGTNGSVSINTGVPHNHSLGLSLNHRTEKFNLFSQVGAGYRNMPNESRNINTDLGSNTSVISNGEEDKYEQFYNFSLGTDYYINPTNVLTLSGNFAYEIEDQPSTSYFSSLDENNEVVSEWNRDQATSATNPKWQYELQYKSDFKDDEDHVLLFSATGSHFGKDQSSEYTNVTTYGENVDSNQQTDTDFKETEYTFKLDYTKPFLDKFTLETGGQYNINDVGNDYSVSNLEDGTWVVDPDLSNVFEYHQNVLALYGTGAYEGDKWGLKLGLRVETTDLNTVLKNTGEENNQNYTNLFPSVHTSYKLTNNFSVQAGFSKRILRPRLWNLNPFFNISNNYSIRTGNPDLRPEYTDSYELAAMYIVDKISWNVGVYHRYTTDVVERISTFEDNVNISKPYNIGTNRATGVELNGKYLPANWLSITGEINYNYYIREGSLETTSFDFDADQWTSKVTTKFKFPLDIDFEVTGHYQSEYQTVQSIISNNLFADMGVRKKILKGRGVINMSVRDIFASRRMETITNQSDFYLYSYGKRGRFVTLGFSFGFGKGEAMEFSGQKMH